Proteins from a genomic interval of Criblamydia sequanensis CRIB-18:
- a CDS encoding SANT/Myb-like DNA-binding domain-containing protein, translating into MQPVIFHILLLSLVFFFQDVYPEHPLLERVESNIAISSTEKKACLPFLMRDNHPIKPILDKLFQDRVVFNLETFLKAGFKIISDLPQKKIIVATHPELGGFVVKVFLDSVPVNKNGDPNWKWLYRRAFLASQIRKFIKKNNINRFRGVHKWLYPLPNNQKEGIDNHWVLVAEKMPLRSPLDCLEFWKTKVKVQDLKELYKIMKHCGGQSYRPDNIPITIDGRFVFIDTEYPHLPPIYKEILPYISDEMGSFWKLHVLSHELSQSSSIDSLARKRKKI; encoded by the coding sequence ATGCAACCTGTAATTTTTCATATTTTATTATTAAGTTTAGTATTCTTTTTTCAAGACGTTTACCCAGAACACCCTCTTCTTGAAAGAGTAGAATCAAATATTGCTATCAGTTCTACTGAAAAAAAGGCTTGCCTTCCCTTCTTAATGAGAGACAACCATCCTATAAAACCTATTCTGGATAAATTATTCCAGGATCGTGTCGTCTTTAATTTGGAAACTTTTCTAAAGGCTGGTTTTAAAATTATCTCGGACCTTCCGCAAAAAAAAATTATCGTCGCGACCCACCCTGAACTTGGTGGGTTTGTCGTCAAAGTTTTCTTGGATTCTGTTCCTGTAAATAAAAATGGAGACCCTAATTGGAAATGGCTTTATAGACGCGCTTTTCTAGCTTCTCAAATCCGTAAGTTCATAAAAAAAAATAACATTAATCGATTTAGGGGGGTTCATAAATGGCTTTACCCCCTGCCTAATAACCAAAAAGAAGGCATCGATAATCATTGGGTACTGGTTGCTGAAAAAATGCCCTTGCGCTCCCCTCTTGATTGTTTGGAATTTTGGAAGACAAAGGTAAAAGTACAAGACTTAAAAGAACTTTACAAAATTATGAAGCATTGCGGCGGTCAAAGTTATAGGCCGGATAATATTCCGATAACTATCGATGGCAGATTTGTTTTTATCGATACTGAGTATCCTCACTTACCCCCTATATACAAAGAAATACTTCCCTATATTTCTGATGAAATGGGTTCATTTTGGAAACTACATGTTCTTTCGCATGAGCTAAGTCAAAGCTCATCAATAGATAGTCTTGCTCGAAAAAGGAAAAAAATCTAA
- the rlmB gene encoding 23S rRNA (guanosine(2251)-2'-O)-methyltransferase RlmB: MTRFFKKKPQSEKKQSSSSDWVMGKHSIEEALKYSSRSIKEIFIAKSHQRDDPIVRAAEKEGIHINWVSKDYLTEQLQSDSHQGYAAKVKPFFYHDPLEFIEKTTKNADESQLYVALDSIYDPHNFGAILRASECFGVSGVIYSKNRGVDLTAAVSKASVGASLLMPLLKVSNLVEAVKKFKEEGFEVITAEISKEAVPLDTFTFNKKTLLILGSEGEGVRTLLSEQADKKLYIKMFGKIDSLNVSQATSVLLFNWRVSLSRNS; this comes from the coding sequence ATGACTCGCTTCTTTAAAAAAAAACCGCAAAGTGAAAAAAAACAATCCTCGTCCTCTGATTGGGTTATGGGAAAACACTCTATTGAAGAAGCTTTAAAGTATAGCTCCCGCTCTATTAAAGAAATTTTTATAGCAAAATCGCATCAAAGGGACGACCCGATTGTTCGCGCTGCTGAAAAAGAAGGGATTCACATTAATTGGGTTTCAAAAGATTATTTAACAGAACAGCTGCAATCAGACTCTCATCAAGGGTATGCGGCCAAGGTTAAACCTTTTTTCTATCATGACCCTCTGGAATTTATTGAAAAAACGACTAAAAATGCTGACGAAAGCCAGTTGTATGTGGCTCTAGATTCCATCTACGACCCGCATAATTTTGGAGCCATTCTAAGAGCTTCAGAGTGTTTTGGAGTTTCGGGGGTGATTTATTCCAAAAATAGGGGGGTTGACTTGACAGCTGCGGTTAGCAAGGCAAGCGTTGGGGCCTCTCTTTTAATGCCTTTATTAAAAGTTTCAAATCTTGTTGAGGCTGTAAAAAAATTTAAAGAGGAGGGCTTTGAGGTAATAACTGCTGAAATTTCAAAAGAGGCAGTCCCCTTGGATACTTTTACATTTAATAAGAAAACTTTGCTTATTCTTGGTTCGGAAGGAGAAGGGGTTAGAACTTTATTAAGCGAACAAGCCGATAAAAAATTGTATATAAAAATGTTTGGGAAAATAGATTCTCTAAACGTATCACAAGCAACAAGTGTACTTTTATTTAATTGGAGAGTAAGCCTTTCAAGAAATTCTTAA
- a CDS encoding lipase family protein, whose translation MLKVGLHEIFEQMSYCPGETEVTLKENKEGGFSIALHRKPRSLSPTYIPFHSCKLINLNPVGDENRTTLEIFKRMVLSLSGDSSVLNDLKIFNKLEKKIQFEKPLKARFIRKCYQTIIGLKLASYKKVAAFCKETDILIFKDKSFEAASQGLLSKEKEVHKEAWVALKKELVLEWGKERVKRVTQKYKISFKENIKKETPLRRKHIKLLLIGLSDYQRSDLEASFKRLIKVAKNKLAIERLPSLELKKLQAKYPNFKDPDLQKKIRELFLSNLADSFLDLPLELQSFIQELAFLSSDELESSFLGTRKEGIVNGSQSNLRAQLIYNPSSLDEERLYLYQTIWDAPFRISEERFELFFLELMTKCLSKKELFEGCFIPYPDKEASLFYYVDMRLANGKSKLGYYLRSVFEELKDLFVFRGTSLDPSMTGALGSLLSDLYPLKPPGSLWQKASRHEENRIFSSSNKTILVSGHSLGGCLSMFASLEFFLTQNSRSLNRKFKIRTFDTPKIDEESTEKFASWCQTNQISIKHYINRKDLFPKFGGNSLLGKNARGIKGLVVLLSPRESKSPLALKSTHTHLFFKNNNFESETMAIEEYLKESSHLEKVRVFGGFFLFPMIFAFFILKRFFWGWSGSPAICKLLFLKSIQYLAKVQEK comes from the coding sequence ATGTTAAAAGTTGGCCTCCACGAAATATTTGAACAGATGAGTTACTGTCCCGGAGAGACGGAAGTTACGCTAAAAGAAAATAAAGAAGGCGGTTTTTCAATCGCCCTTCATAGAAAGCCAAGATCTTTATCCCCAACTTACATCCCTTTTCACTCATGCAAATTAATCAATCTAAACCCTGTCGGAGATGAAAATAGGACGACCCTTGAAATTTTTAAAAGGATGGTTCTGTCTTTAAGCGGGGACTCTAGCGTTTTGAATGACCTCAAAATCTTCAATAAACTTGAAAAGAAGATCCAATTTGAAAAACCTTTAAAAGCAAGGTTCATAAGAAAATGCTATCAGACAATTATAGGGTTAAAACTGGCTAGCTATAAAAAAGTCGCTGCTTTTTGCAAAGAAACAGATATCCTTATTTTTAAGGATAAGTCTTTTGAAGCGGCTTCTCAAGGCCTATTATCCAAAGAAAAAGAAGTTCATAAAGAGGCCTGGGTAGCCTTAAAGAAAGAATTAGTTTTAGAATGGGGAAAAGAACGTGTAAAAAGAGTCACTCAAAAATATAAAATTTCCTTTAAGGAAAATATTAAAAAAGAAACTCCATTAAGAAGAAAACATATAAAACTCCTTTTAATCGGGCTTTCAGACTATCAAAGAAGCGATCTTGAAGCTTCATTTAAACGTTTAATAAAAGTAGCGAAAAACAAGTTAGCTATTGAAAGGCTGCCCTCTCTTGAATTAAAAAAATTACAAGCTAAATATCCGAACTTTAAAGACCCAGACCTTCAAAAAAAAATCAGGGAGCTCTTTTTATCAAACCTTGCTGATTCTTTTTTAGATTTGCCCTTGGAGCTTCAATCTTTCATCCAAGAGCTTGCTTTTTTAAGCTCTGATGAACTCGAATCTTCTTTTCTTGGAACAAGAAAAGAAGGGATTGTAAATGGCTCTCAATCCAATTTAAGGGCTCAATTAATATATAATCCCTCCTCTCTTGACGAAGAGCGGCTTTATCTTTATCAAACAATTTGGGATGCTCCTTTTCGAATTTCTGAAGAAAGATTCGAATTATTTTTTTTAGAATTAATGACAAAATGCCTATCAAAAAAAGAACTTTTTGAAGGCTGTTTTATCCCTTATCCTGATAAAGAGGCTTCTCTTTTTTATTATGTAGACATGAGACTTGCAAACGGAAAGTCAAAATTGGGATACTACCTTCGGTCTGTTTTTGAAGAGCTGAAGGACCTTTTTGTTTTCAGAGGGACCTCTCTTGACCCCTCAATGACCGGAGCTTTAGGAAGTTTACTCTCCGATCTCTACCCTCTTAAACCTCCCGGTTCTCTTTGGCAAAAAGCAAGCAGGCATGAGGAAAACCGGATTTTTTCTTCTTCGAATAAAACTATTTTAGTTTCAGGGCATAGCTTAGGAGGATGTCTCTCTATGTTTGCTTCCCTAGAATTCTTTTTAACCCAAAATAGTCGTTCCCTAAATCGAAAATTTAAAATCAGAACCTTTGATACCCCGAAAATTGATGAAGAATCCACGGAAAAATTTGCAAGTTGGTGTCAAACAAATCAGATATCGATTAAGCACTATATTAATCGTAAAGATTTGTTTCCGAAATTTGGCGGCAACTCCCTTCTTGGAAAAAATGCGCGTGGGATTAAAGGTTTAGTGGTCCTCCTATCGCCAAGAGAGTCGAAAAGCCCTTTAGCGCTTAAGTCGACCCATACCCATCTTTTTTTTAAAAATAATAACTTCGAGTCTGAAACTATGGCTATAGAAGAATATTTAAAGGAAAGCTCCCATCTTGAAAAAGTTCGTGTTTTTGGAGGCTTCTTTCTTTTTCCTATGATTTTTGCTTTTTTTATTCTTAAACGATTTTTCTGGGGTTGGAGCGGATCTCCGGCAATCTGCAAATTGTTATTTTTAAAATCAATCCAATACTTAGCTAAAGTTCAGGAAAAGTAG
- a CDS encoding Npt1/Npt2 family nucleotide transporter, whose translation MSSDTKQGEFSTLRAIFFPIYRHEIKKFLPMALMMLFILFNYTILRNVKDSLVVNAKGSDEGIISFLKLYGTTPSAIIFMLIYSKMANIFSREKIFYLCITPFLVFFGLFAFVIYPNIESLHPYPETVFNLQSNFPYLKWFISMWGNWSYCLFYILSELWGSVMVSLLFWQFANEIIRSEEAKRFYPLFGFIGNIGLVMAGFTVSYFCNTSILNTTDGTDPWQTSLYALMSMIILSGAAIMGLYLYTSRKIVPTLEPKEAKVKKSKPKLSMLESFKYIFTSPHLLCIAVLVLCYGVTINFIDVLWKGQVKIYAQGDNNLFAAYMGEFSTTTGIISLVLMIVGGNILRRFSWKVSACVVPVVMILTSIVFFSAIIYGNGMPISQPMFTAFGVSFTAVALATQIGFWQGAVSKASKYSLFDSTKEMAYIPLDNELKTKGKAAVDVAGGRIGKSGGALTFSILQTIFPAATTPSLAPYLAVVAFAMFIAWFFAIGKLSTSLEKKEEDSKEESLKQVTA comes from the coding sequence ATGTCCAGTGATACGAAACAAGGAGAATTTTCCACCCTCCGAGCTATTTTTTTTCCCATTTATAGACATGAAATAAAGAAATTCTTGCCAATGGCACTTATGATGCTCTTTATTTTATTTAACTATACCATCCTTCGAAACGTAAAAGACTCACTTGTTGTGAACGCTAAAGGTTCAGACGAGGGGATCATTTCCTTCTTAAAATTATACGGCACAACTCCCTCTGCGATTATCTTCATGCTTATTTATTCAAAGATGGCGAACATTTTTAGCAGGGAAAAAATATTTTATCTCTGTATCACACCCTTTCTTGTCTTTTTTGGACTTTTTGCCTTTGTCATCTACCCTAACATTGAATCCTTACACCCCTATCCGGAAACTGTTTTTAATCTCCAATCTAACTTCCCTTACCTAAAGTGGTTCATCTCTATGTGGGGAAACTGGAGTTATTGTCTTTTTTACATTCTCTCTGAACTTTGGGGAAGCGTGATGGTTTCTCTTCTTTTCTGGCAGTTTGCCAATGAAATCATCAGATCCGAAGAAGCAAAAAGGTTTTATCCTCTTTTCGGCTTTATTGGAAACATCGGCCTTGTTATGGCAGGTTTTACAGTCAGCTACTTCTGCAACACTTCTATCTTAAATACAACAGATGGAACAGACCCTTGGCAGACAAGCCTTTACGCTTTAATGTCTATGATCATCCTCTCCGGGGCTGCCATCATGGGACTTTATCTCTATACAAGCCGAAAAATCGTTCCAACTTTAGAGCCGAAAGAAGCCAAAGTAAAAAAATCAAAGCCTAAACTGTCCATGTTAGAAAGCTTTAAGTATATTTTTACATCTCCTCACCTTCTTTGCATCGCGGTTCTCGTTTTATGCTACGGCGTAACGATTAACTTCATCGACGTTCTTTGGAAAGGACAGGTAAAAATTTACGCTCAAGGAGATAACAACCTTTTCGCAGCTTACATGGGTGAATTTTCAACAACGACAGGGATTATCTCTCTTGTCTTGATGATTGTTGGCGGTAACATTTTACGCCGTTTTAGCTGGAAGGTTTCAGCATGCGTCGTACCGGTTGTCATGATCTTGACAAGCATTGTTTTCTTCTCAGCGATTATTTATGGAAATGGCATGCCGATTTCTCAGCCGATGTTTACAGCTTTCGGAGTATCGTTTACAGCGGTCGCTCTTGCTACGCAAATCGGTTTTTGGCAAGGGGCTGTTTCTAAAGCATCGAAATATTCTTTATTTGACTCAACAAAAGAGATGGCCTACATCCCGCTCGACAACGAATTAAAAACTAAAGGAAAAGCGGCAGTGGATGTAGCCGGCGGTCGTATTGGTAAATCAGGCGGAGCTTTAACCTTCTCTATCCTGCAAACCATCTTCCCGGCAGCCACAACGCCCTCTCTTGCACCTTATCTTGCTGTCGTCGCTTTTGCAATGTTTATTGCTTGGTTCTTCGCCATCGGCAAACTAAGCACAAGCCTTGAAAAGAAAGAAGAGGATTCAAAAGAAGAATCTTTAAAACAAGTCACAGCTTAA
- a CDS encoding DUF6268 family outer membrane beta-barrel protein: protein MKKKYILTALLLLSFTNTSLHADFEDSIVSQEEIETPEHQGPFRGEFAFDAVGSANIDKPGFTGQEVDFSCFAGRVGSVICYSKLKREAFMLAIGGARAKIDWEENPYFSQTVFPTATLALRFFSNRLEDWIWQAQFAMNIDTEHWDFNHYLNFDILLWGRHDWRPNIGLHAGFIVQTGMQIDRIYPIIGFDWKINDLWKLNLVFPVNLSIERTLNDCWKAALAVRFFDVRERADEDEPLPMALVCYRNTGLELAFKYDWANIIEANIHAGYTVGGELRISNRHNDHPKHFDLGSAGYIGSELVVKY from the coding sequence TTGAAAAAAAAATACATTCTCACAGCTTTACTCTTACTTTCTTTTACAAATACCTCTCTTCATGCTGATTTTGAGGATTCCATCGTCAGCCAAGAGGAAATTGAAACCCCGGAACATCAAGGCCCCTTCAGGGGAGAGTTTGCTTTCGATGCCGTGGGATCCGCTAACATCGATAAACCCGGGTTTACAGGTCAAGAAGTTGATTTTTCATGCTTCGCCGGACGTGTCGGCTCAGTCATCTGCTATAGCAAACTCAAACGCGAAGCTTTTATGCTGGCTATCGGTGGGGCGAGAGCTAAAATTGACTGGGAAGAAAACCCCTACTTCAGCCAAACCGTATTTCCAACAGCTACATTGGCTTTAAGATTTTTTAGCAATAGGCTTGAGGATTGGATTTGGCAAGCTCAATTTGCGATGAATATCGACACCGAGCATTGGGATTTTAACCATTATCTTAATTTTGATATTTTGCTTTGGGGAAGACACGACTGGCGCCCAAATATTGGCCTTCATGCAGGTTTTATTGTGCAAACAGGAATGCAAATCGATCGCATTTACCCAATTATCGGCTTTGATTGGAAAATTAATGACTTATGGAAATTAAATCTAGTTTTTCCGGTAAACCTTAGCATCGAACGCACTCTTAACGATTGTTGGAAAGCAGCTCTTGCTGTTCGATTTTTTGATGTGAGGGAGCGCGCCGATGAAGATGAGCCTTTGCCTATGGCTCTTGTCTGCTATAGAAATACAGGCCTTGAATTAGCCTTCAAATACGATTGGGCAAATATTATTGAAGCTAACATACACGCAGGCTATACCGTTGGCGGGGAGCTTCGCATATCGAATCGCCATAATGATCATCCCAAACATTTTGATCTAGGATCAGCCGGCTACATAGGCAGCGAGCTTGTCGTTAAATACTAA
- a CDS encoding class I SAM-dependent methyltransferase: protein MNWQKRWFNEDYLLLYSSRNAEEALAQVDFISKVLSLSPCERLIDIGCGSGRHDFLLAKMGLIVVGVDQSKTLINEAKKRLDQENLPNLSFFESSIESFKSNEPFDVALSLFTSFGYFQENSENINILKAIRSQLRIGSRFFFDYLNPCFVKKHLISEEVKVIAGKTAHIKRWVDHDTVIKEIRISNKCYREEVKLYGKNQLLNFLQNTGFEIQKTYGSYEGEKLTESSERQIFFSIAR, encoded by the coding sequence ATGAATTGGCAAAAGCGCTGGTTTAATGAAGATTATCTTCTTCTTTATTCGTCACGAAATGCCGAAGAAGCCTTAGCCCAAGTCGATTTTATATCAAAAGTTTTAAGCTTAAGTCCCTGTGAAAGACTTATTGATATCGGCTGCGGCAGCGGCAGACACGATTTCCTATTGGCTAAAATGGGATTAATTGTCGTCGGTGTCGATCAATCTAAAACCTTAATAAATGAAGCGAAAAAACGCCTTGATCAAGAAAACCTTCCAAACCTTTCCTTTTTTGAAAGCTCAATTGAATCTTTCAAATCTAACGAGCCCTTTGATGTTGCCTTAAGCCTTTTTACCTCGTTTGGGTATTTTCAAGAAAACTCTGAAAACATAAATATTCTAAAAGCCATCCGTAGTCAGCTAAGGATAGGCTCGCGCTTTTTTTTCGATTATTTGAATCCATGTTTTGTTAAAAAGCATTTAATTAGCGAGGAAGTAAAGGTCATTGCAGGAAAAACAGCCCATATCAAAAGATGGGTCGATCACGATACCGTCATCAAGGAGATCCGCATTTCCAATAAATGCTACCGGGAAGAAGTTAAACTCTATGGCAAGAATCAGCTTTTAAATTTTCTTCAAAATACGGGCTTTGAGATTCAAAAAACCTATGGCTCTTATGAAGGAGAAAAATTAACAGAATCAAGTGAAAGGCAAATATTTTTTTCTATCGCTCGATAA
- a CDS encoding FkbM family methyltransferase gives MKNRIYAALYFVLFFQQCLFSTSDASNEDSLHKYSQNIYSQRGEDGILQEILSRLNIENGFFVEFGAWDGMWLSNSRNLVEKGWSGVYIEADKRGYEALISNYRNENNVLCLNEFVAYEGQVQGKTIDAIADEYFPHQEIDFMSIDIDGADHLILECLKRKPKILCVEGGFSWNPNFTRRVPDAIAFQNLQQPLAVMIDIGKKQGYEPVCFTQNTFFIRSDLYEPFKEIKNDPLTLWQEGFKNLPAETRNWLINFRKNHSIIRSVEGKEYLNLPLASISKTWDEEKLQAR, from the coding sequence ATGAAAAACCGAATCTATGCTGCCCTATATTTTGTTCTATTTTTCCAGCAGTGCTTGTTTTCAACAAGTGATGCTTCCAATGAAGACAGCCTTCACAAATACAGTCAAAATATTTATTCCCAAAGAGGGGAAGATGGGATCTTGCAAGAGATTTTATCACGTTTAAATATAGAAAACGGATTTTTTGTCGAGTTTGGAGCATGGGATGGAATGTGGCTGTCAAATTCAAGAAACTTAGTTGAAAAGGGATGGTCGGGGGTTTATATTGAAGCTGATAAAAGAGGGTATGAAGCTCTTATTTCCAACTACAGAAATGAAAACAATGTCCTTTGTTTAAATGAATTTGTAGCCTATGAGGGGCAAGTACAAGGAAAAACAATCGATGCCATAGCAGATGAGTATTTTCCTCATCAAGAAATTGATTTTATGTCGATTGATATAGATGGAGCCGATCATCTAATCCTGGAGTGTCTAAAACGTAAGCCAAAAATTCTCTGCGTCGAAGGCGGTTTTTCCTGGAATCCCAACTTTACAAGGAGAGTACCCGACGCAATCGCTTTTCAGAATCTTCAACAGCCTTTAGCTGTCATGATTGACATCGGGAAAAAACAAGGCTATGAACCTGTTTGCTTTACCCAAAATACCTTTTTTATCCGCAGCGATTTGTATGAGCCTTTTAAAGAAATAAAAAATGATCCCCTGACCTTATGGCAAGAAGGCTTTAAAAATCTTCCTGCTGAAACCAGAAACTGGCTTATTAACTTCAGAAAAAATCATAGTATTATCCGCTCCGTCGAAGGCAAAGAATATTTAAATTTGCCTCTTGCTTCTATCTCCAAAACTTGGGACGAAGAAAAGTTGCAAGCGCGATAA
- a CDS encoding inorganic phosphate transporter — protein MDESVLLFIVLALVLGAEVVNGWTDAPNAIATVISTRTLTPRAAILMATIFNILGAFYGTKVAETIGSGIVKPEAINLVSLGASLLALILWSLFAWRFGLPTSESHALVAGLAGASLAIGGLDVLLFEGWVKVAIGLFFSTFLGTLIGYLITKAIIFKFHDANPAKTKKAFKHLQVLSAAFMAFSHGSNDGQKFIGVFSLTLFLGNLLPEFKIPFWVILLCALVMGISTSIGGMRIIKTLGIKIIHLETYQGFAAESAASLTILFASTFGIPLSTTHTISTAIIGTGMARRVNEVRWNVVTRIIYAWLLTFPLCGLIAFILSSAFMHLNWAGDLLVIGILIALATFLRPKFWR, from the coding sequence ATGGATGAATCGGTTCTACTTTTTATTGTTTTAGCGCTTGTCCTTGGCGCTGAAGTAGTCAATGGTTGGACGGACGCTCCTAATGCCATCGCAACAGTTATTTCTACAAGGACCTTAACCCCAAGAGCCGCTATTTTAATGGCGACCATCTTTAATATTTTGGGGGCCTTTTATGGTACAAAAGTTGCCGAGACTATAGGATCCGGAATTGTAAAGCCTGAAGCCATAAATTTAGTGAGCTTAGGCGCAAGTCTTTTGGCTCTTATCTTATGGAGTCTTTTCGCCTGGCGTTTTGGCTTGCCGACAAGTGAATCGCATGCCCTTGTTGCAGGTCTTGCCGGCGCCTCTCTTGCGATTGGCGGATTAGACGTTCTTCTTTTTGAGGGTTGGGTTAAAGTGGCCATCGGTCTTTTTTTTTCCACTTTCTTAGGCACCCTGATTGGCTATTTGATCACAAAAGCTATCATCTTTAAATTTCATGATGCGAATCCTGCTAAAACAAAAAAAGCTTTTAAACACTTGCAAGTTTTGTCAGCTGCATTTATGGCTTTTAGCCATGGATCAAACGATGGTCAAAAATTCATAGGCGTCTTTAGCTTAACGCTCTTTCTTGGAAACTTGCTTCCCGAATTTAAAATTCCTTTTTGGGTCATTCTTCTATGTGCGCTGGTAATGGGAATTTCGACCTCAATTGGAGGGATGAGAATCATAAAAACGCTAGGCATTAAAATCATTCATTTAGAAACTTATCAAGGATTTGCAGCAGAATCTGCCGCCTCTCTTACCATTCTTTTTGCGTCGACCTTTGGAATACCTTTAAGCACAACTCACACTATTAGCACAGCCATTATTGGAACAGGGATGGCAAGGCGTGTCAACGAAGTGAGATGGAATGTTGTGACAAGAATTATTTATGCTTGGCTTTTGACCTTCCCTTTATGCGGGTTAATTGCTTTTATATTGTCTTCAGCTTTTATGCATCTAAACTGGGCGGGAGATCTTCTTGTCATAGGAATTCTTATCGCGCTTGCAACTTTTCTTCGTCCCAAGTTTTGGAGATAG
- a CDS encoding DUF47 domain-containing protein — translation MFWKKKDASFFKHFRDHAESVSKGADYLNKIFTKPVDLDFLVQAIKREEHIADDICHSIIKEISLSGFILPIDREDIFNFSKATDEIINAINHTAESYAIIYKLNEMTLYANQLCSLILELGKFVQLSAKGIETPSENAEETLKYCRNLYRIEHDADTIARDALQNLFIKLKHDQISLADYLAWSDIYRRLEIVTDRGVDFANVVEQIILKYS, via the coding sequence ATGTTTTGGAAAAAAAAAGATGCTTCTTTTTTTAAACATTTTCGAGACCACGCGGAATCCGTGTCTAAAGGGGCTGATTATTTAAATAAAATTTTTACTAAACCTGTAGACCTTGATTTCTTAGTGCAGGCAATTAAGAGAGAAGAGCACATTGCTGATGATATCTGTCATAGCATCATTAAAGAAATTAGCTTGAGCGGTTTTATCTTGCCAATCGATAGAGAGGATATTTTTAATTTTTCAAAGGCTACCGATGAAATCATCAATGCCATTAACCATACCGCAGAAAGCTACGCAATCATCTATAAACTTAATGAAATGACCCTCTACGCCAATCAGCTTTGCAGCCTTATTCTTGAGCTTGGAAAGTTTGTTCAGCTATCGGCAAAAGGGATAGAAACACCCTCTGAAAATGCAGAAGAAACTTTAAAATATTGCAGAAACCTCTATAGGATAGAGCATGATGCCGATACGATTGCAAGAGATGCTCTTCAGAATTTATTTATAAAGTTGAAACATGATCAAATTTCTCTTGCCGATTACTTAGCTTGGAGCGATATCTATAGAAGGCTTGAAATCGTCACCGATCGGGGAGTCGACTTTGCTAATGTGGTTGAACAAATAATCCTAAAATATTCATAA
- a CDS encoding TIGR01777 family oxidoreductase, producing MKILLAGSSGFVGSNLSDYLKKEGHQVTALTRSKDAPSNSIYWDPSHQILNPKSVEGFEAWINLAGENISGRWSEEKKKKILESRVQTTELLAKVASELNHPPKVFLNASAVGFYGTNRKGEKLTEESGPGTGFLSLVCQEWEKSLDPIEDKGVRVVKLRFGVILSPQGGALKTMSLPFKLGLGGPIGDGSQAMSWIALEDVLRIIQFCLTNEVYGPINCVSPQPVTNKEFTNLLAKALHRAAFLPMPAFLARFVLGEMADEMLLSSIYALPEELTQANFQFKYPALEPLLKDYFKG from the coding sequence ATGAAAATACTTTTAGCCGGATCGTCAGGTTTTGTAGGATCGAACTTAAGCGATTATCTTAAGAAAGAAGGGCATCAAGTCACTGCTTTAACTAGGTCTAAAGACGCACCCTCAAATAGCATCTATTGGGATCCAAGCCATCAAATCTTGAATCCGAAAAGTGTTGAAGGATTTGAAGCGTGGATTAACCTTGCCGGGGAAAACATTAGTGGAAGATGGAGTGAAGAAAAGAAAAAAAAGATTCTAGAGAGTCGAGTTCAAACCACTGAGCTTCTTGCAAAAGTTGCAAGCGAGCTTAACCATCCCCCTAAAGTTTTCTTAAATGCGTCTGCAGTCGGATTTTATGGCACCAATCGAAAAGGGGAAAAATTAACGGAAGAATCAGGTCCGGGAACCGGTTTTTTATCCCTAGTTTGCCAAGAATGGGAAAAATCGCTTGATCCCATCGAAGATAAGGGTGTAAGAGTCGTTAAGCTTCGTTTTGGGGTTATTTTATCTCCCCAAGGGGGCGCTTTAAAGACGATGTCCCTCCCGTTTAAATTAGGGCTTGGGGGGCCTATTGGAGACGGTTCGCAAGCCATGAGTTGGATTGCCTTAGAAGATGTTTTAAGGATTATTCAATTCTGTCTGACAAACGAAGTTTATGGACCCATAAACTGCGTTTCCCCGCAGCCTGTCACCAATAAGGAATTTACCAATCTTTTAGCAAAAGCCTTGCATCGGGCGGCTTTTCTGCCAATGCCGGCTTTTTTGGCTAGATTTGTTTTAGGGGAGATGGCAGATGAGATGCTCTTATCAAGCATTTACGCCTTGCCAGAAGAGCTCACTCAGGCGAATTTTCAATTCAAGTATCCGGCTCTTGAACCGCTCCTAAAAGATTATTTCAAGGGTTGA